One Terriglobia bacterium genomic window, ATCCGCAGAGCGGCGTCTTCCATTACCTCGCGGGGAAGGCTTACTCCAAAGCAGGCAGACCCAAGGATGCGGAAGCGGAATATCAGAAGTCGCTGCAACTGAGCCCGGGGTTCAGCTGGGCCCTGCTCGAACTCGGCGCCGCGGCCCTGAATAATCAGGACAAAGCAAAAGCGGGCGATTTCTACGAGAGGGCTCGCGTAAAGGCCGCCAACAACGTCCGGCTGCATATGACCCTGTCGACCAAGCTGAATTCGGTGGGGAAATACCCATCCGCCCTGGCCGAAGTTCAGCGCGCCCTCAAGCTCGACCCCACCTTCTTCGAGGCGTATCCAACCCTCTGGCGCACGAAGATGCGCCTGACCTCGGGTTCGGAAAAGACCCAGGCAGATATCAGGCAGGACATCAGGAACCTTCAGTCCCGGTATCCGAAAAATCCCAAAGCCCTCGAAGCCGCGATGAACGGCTACGGGATCTTTTTCGAAAGCGAAGAGGCGGACAGGGTGAGGAAGGCGATCGTTGCCATCGATCCCAAATATTTCGGGAGCTCCGGCGGCGGGACCCGGCTCATGATGGTCGCGCCCTCGGGGGAGCAGCTCACCTTTTCCGGGCCCGACCTGGACCGGATCATGCAGGCGGCGCCTTTGACCGACCCGAAGGCACAGCTAGCCGCTTACCAGCAGATGGAGAAGGAAATCGGCGACCAGAACCTCAAACTTCATGTCCTCTATGCCCGCGAGGCCGGTGCATATCTCAAGACCGGCGATCTGGAAAATGCCGAGAGGCTGATGGCCGTCATGGAAAAAGGGGGCGCGCGCGTCGTCTCGCTGCAGCAGCAGCTGGCGTCGTACTACGTGGACCACAAGATCAAGCTCGACCTGGCCAGGGACTATACGCTCAAGGCCATTGAAGAAGCCCGCAACAACCTGAAGAAGCTCGAATCGACGAAGGGCATGGAATCCTCCGTCACCGGCCAGAAAGCGTACCTCGCCAACCTGCTCTACACCCAGGGGCGTCTTCTTCTGGCACAGGATCTGACCCGGGAAGCCGCGGGTCCGCTGGCGGAATCCGTGCAGTTGTCGGAGAGAGAGGCCTCTGCCCTCGACCTTGGCCTGACCTATGCGAAACTGAACCGCACAGACGATGCCATCAAGGCGCTTGCAATCGCCTGCTCGTTCGACGGCCCCAAAAAGCAGGAGGCTATGAAGGCGCTGGAGGGCATCTATGGCGACCGGGAAAACGCCCGGCCCCTCGCGGCTTTGATCAATGAGGCCGTCGAGAAGCGCAAGGCGACAAGCCGCGATACAGCCGTGCGATCGGATCCGGCCAGTGCCCTCGAGGGCAAAGCCGCGCCTCCGTTCGAGCTCGCCTCAGTCGCCGGACAGAAGGTGAGTCTCTCCGACTACCAGGGCAAAGTCATACTGCTGAACTTCTGGGCGACGTGGTGAGGGCCCTGCGGTGCGGAGTATCCGCACCTTCAGAAAATTCAGGACGAGTACCGGAGCAAAGGCGTGGTCGTGATCCAGATCAGCCTCGACGACGAGGATTACCTGGTCCCACTCTACATCAAGAAGAAGCCCGCATCGGTCACAATGCTCGTGGCCCGGGACCAGCGGAAGCAAGTCGGCGACGCCTACAGCGTGTCCGGCATCCCGGCCAATTTCCTGATCGATCAGGCCGGGGTGATCCGCCACTACAAAGCCGGATTCGGTTCCGGGGGCGAAAACCTCCTGCGCGAGTGGATTGATTCCGCGTTGGGCAGCACCGGGAAGAAATAAGCGCGATCCGGCGCCGCCGCGGTGATCGAGAAGATCCTGCGGCACTTGAAGCTCTGGGACCGGCCCGAGCGCCCGCCGCCGCCCGCTCCGGGACCATCCGTCCAATACCATGAGGAGGCCGCCGGCTTCGACCAGGCCCGCCCGTGGCTCGATGCGGCCGGATGAGACGGTCGGGGCTGCTCTCCGTCTCTAAACGGCCGCCGTTGCCTCGGCAGGAGCGGGCCCGAAAACGGCGCCTTATCCCCGTCTTCACCTCGTGCGCGCCCATTCCCGGACGCCGCAGCCGCTTCCCGCCGGAAATCGGGGACAATTCCCGAGCCGCCTGCCCATTCGCTCACGCCATCCCTCACGCAACCCTCATTCCGCCTCTTAAAAGCAATTGCCTATCATTAAAAGCAATTGCCTATCATTAAATTGCCGCTTTTTCTCCTAAAGCGGCTTGCCGCGCAGGCAATTCAACTGCGAGATGTGTGCGCCAGGTTCGGCTTCGGCGCATTAAATACGATCGTGATCAAACCATAGACTCGTTGAGGAAATCCGTTCGCATCCACAAACGGTTTGAAACGCCATTGCCTTACAGCTTCCATCGCGGCCTCGGCGAGGGGCAACGAAGCAGGAGCGACGGCACGCAAAATATTCAACTCTCCCCGTTCGTTCAAGGCAATTTCCAACTGCACCTTTCCGGAGAGCCTGTGTCCGTCCGCGGACACAAGAGCGGGTTCAACTCGGCTTAAGATGTGAGATTCCAGTTCTTCCTGTTTCACGTAGCGGCGCTGACCTCCAGCGCTTCGGTCGAGCGCAGGCTGGCGATCGAAAACTTTCCAGCCTTGCGGCACATCTCTGGAAGCTGGTACGACTTGGTAGTTAGCGGCAGATTCGATGATGCGGGCGTCGTTGTTTTTGAGAACAGTGCTCAGGATTGAATACGCAAGGTCCCTCGTTATCGCAGCTTCATTGAGGAGGGTAACATTTCCACGGATCGCTGGGCTGATCACAATAGGGGTGATATGGAGCAGATCAGCGATCCCAGAGATGAAATCAGAAATCGATGCATTATCAAATCTCATCCTCACGTTACCGCCCGGGACGCGCGGCACAATGTCCGCCGGACTGGTTGCAGTCTCGAACCCCTCGCCTGAAGCCCGCGATATGGGGACAATCTGCATTATGCCTCCCGATTTGACCAGTACAGCATCGCGGTCGCGCAATGCATCAACAAAAAAACTCATCAGTTCCTGCTTGGAAACCGGGGCATCCTTGTGAATGGTAACGGATCCTTGCAGCTGGACGTTGCTGTCCACTAAAATAGCCGCAATGTCGAGCCGTCGCATCATTTGACTCACGAATAGGTACATGGGAGCATTATCGAAGCTCATTGAATCTTGGTCTTGCGCTGAAATGCCCTGCATCGAAGCCATCGGAGTACACGGCTGAAGAGTTATGCTGTCGATGGGTCTACCGCCGAGGGCTATTATCCCGCCGACAACAAAGAGCACAGAACAACGACGATAGCTCATGGCGTCACCTCGCATTTGTGTCGCTGCTAAATGAGGTCAAGAGATCGAGCAACCTTGCCGACGCACGCGTTCCATTTTTTGCATCGACGAGGCCTACCAGCCAAACTCCGATAACGATCATACACCTGAACTGATTCGGCATTCCGGACGAAACACCGATAACTCGTTCAATGACCTGGGGGCCTTCCATCGCCAGTCGGTTAAATACGATAACGCCACTTTACCTCAGTTGACACGCGAATCCTCCCTGACGCATTCTCCTGCAATAGGATACCGTACGGGATAGCGATCCTAGCGCCGAAAGAATACGAATCCCAGCAGGAACTCTAACTGATGCGGATTTAAGCGCAGAGCATCCCCCGCGCTCTCGATGTTGCCCAGCCAGTGGGTATAGCGCAGTTCAGGCAAAAGGCGCAGCCAACCGCTCCCGAATTCATAGCCGCCGCCCAGCGTCAATCCGGGAAAATTACGATCTCGCAAATCGTAGGGTTCACTCGTATCGATCTGGGTGGTAACCGTGTGTCTCGTCGGGAAAGGTTCACTCTGCGTGCTCACGCCGCGAGCCCGAACAGGCCCTATGTGGCGGAAGACGAATCCCCCGGTCGCATACGGCCGTCGGGACCGGAAGAATCGATATTTCATCAAAACCGGAATATCATAGGAATTCCCCTTGACATCGAAAAATGTCGTACCGAACACACCACTCGATGAGGAGAAGAAGGTCTCGTCGTGGACGTAACCGGTACGTTTGTATAGCGCATCAACTTCGATGCCGAGACCATGTGTAATGCGCCACTCTGCTGAGAGGCCGAGGGTATAGCGACGAGTTGCGGCCGAATACTGAATGCCTCCGCTCTGGGGGAACAACTGAAAACCGGTCAGAAAGTACTCAGTCGTTGGGACACCGGCCTTCAATCCTAAATGGAATGTCTGCGCGAGAACAGATGGGGCAAACGTACCGGTGAATAGGAATGAGCAAAAGCATCGTAACAAGTGTTGCTTGAATATTGCCGACGACATTTCACACTTCCTTTACACAAACGTTCAATCGACGGGCGGAGCGACAAGGAAAAAGTTGCGAGAAAGGCAACCGTCAGATGCCTGCCGATGGATCTTAGGACTCCAATGGAGACGTCCTCGCAATAAAGACGATGCCGGAACAGTTTTCTTACGCGCTGTGCTCAGCATTCAGGATTCCTGAGGACGGCGCCCCCTGGGGCGGCCGCGTCGCCTGTACCGAGGTCAATGTGCGAGAACGCCACTATACGTCCGGAATCCGCTTTCCGTAATCTCGATTAGAATTCAAGGACACCGTTGTACCTCAGATCCTTCACCTTAATACGCAGATTGATCACGACATCTGGAAATAAGGCGTGGAAGGTCACCTCACGGGGATTAAGGCTATTTCTCGGTTCTTGTGGAACAGGGCGCACAGTCCTTTTCGGACCGCACTACAGCTTCACGTCGTTAGGGCCGTATTGCTGAGCCTGTACAATGCGGAAGATCTTGAACTTCCCCGGGCGTTCCACAGACGCAAGTCCTTCGCTGAACTCCGGGTCGATAAAGGAGACGTTGTAGCCTGTGTCAAAATAGACGATTGCTTCGCGCCCGTTTACCCGCGCTCGCCCATACAGAATGTGCCCCTGGGATCCGGGCGGGTCGATCAGATCGACGATTATATAGCGCTTAGGATCGAACTTTTCAGGAAGGGGCGCAGTCGTTGTCCCCACTGTTCGGGATCTATAGTCCAGAGTCAGGCGGCGATCGAGGAAAAAATCAAGCCCGACGGTGCCGTCGAAAGGTTCCGACGAAAACATGGTCCATTCCGAAAGGCTTCCGCCAACGCTTTTGAAGACCTTGCCTGGAACCGTCATCGTTTCCACGCGAATGCCTGCGGCTTCTCCTCGGTGACTGCCGTCGGCGTTGAGTTCCGCGTGTCGTCCCTCGATGCGGTATCGTGTTTCAGGCGCGTGGTTCGTGAGCAGAAAACCTCTAGAAGTTCCGGTGTCGAGCATGAGGCGGATCTTCGTGCCATCCACATCCACTTCAATAAGCGGGCAACCCAAGTTCGTTAGTGCCAGAGGATAGAGTTCAGTTTGCTTGTAGCCAAGTTCTCGCGGCCATCGTGATACCGATGTTCCCTCAATGGGCGCAGAAACAACGGTTGCCTTGATGGCTTGCCCGCGCGCAATCCAGGCACAACTCAACAAAGCGGCAAGGGGCATGAAATAGGGCGACCAGAACGAAATATGCTTGATTCTTGATGTTCGCTGCATGGATCTCACTCATTTGCTCGATGTGTGTTAAATCATGAATTGGGTGCCTGAATCATAGCAGAGTCTCTGAGCCGGATATCAGTGCAAACTGAGCCGGACGAAGAACTGAGATAGGACATTGACAGGGCGGATGGAAAATGGCGAAGATTTGGCATTGTGCTTGGTGCAAGCATGCCGAGATCCTTCGACAAAATAGAAATTCTGAAAGCGGCAGACTAGGTGAGCGTCCCCTGATTTCCCCGGAGGTGGCCTATGCTTCGATTGCGGTCGTTTACACGGTTCTGGATCCTGCTAACGGTAACGGGATTGTCGGGCGGAGCCACGCACGTGCGCTCCCAGGCAAACGATCCGAATGCCGGCTCGGAGGTCGTCGGACGCGTCATCGCACCGACCAGCCCCCCAGGATTTGTGGGGAGCATCCCGCCCGCCGACCGGGAGGCGGTCAGGGCCAATTTTGAGCGGCTCTGGGGCGTCGCGCTGCGAAACCCGGCGCTTAACCCGCCGAAAGGATTCGACCTCAAAACAGAGCTGACGGCCAACGGCATTCTGCCCGGCCCTCGTGAACCTTTCATCTACAGGGCCAGCGGCCTGCTGTACTGGTACACCTTCATGCCGGGATACAACCGCGTACGCAGACTCGACATCGCGATGCACGGATTCTTCGTGCTCGCCAATCACCTGTCGGTGATCCTCGCGGATAAGTGGAAGGCAGACGAACAAGGCGCGATGTACTACGAGCCGCGAGA contains:
- a CDS encoding tetratricopeptide repeat protein — translated: MTERAKCGGALLAALAALILLAGALAAQTRATQAEARQHYSLAQDLLKQGQRDKAVAELRAAIRLAPEYIEAHNDYIANQQGKPADLAAEYEGYLKQHPQSGVFHYLAGKAYSKAGRPKDAEAEYQKSLQLSPGFSWALLELGAAALNNQDKAKAGDFYERARVKAANNVRLHMTLSTKLNSVGKYPSALAEVQRALKLDPTFFEAYPTLWRTKMRLTSGSEKTQADIRQDIRNLQSRYPKNPKALEAAMNGYGIFFESEEADRVRKAIVAIDPKYFGSSGGGTRLMMVAPSGEQLTFSGPDLDRIMQAAPLTDPKAQLAAYQQMEKEIGDQNLKLHVLYAREAGAYLKTGDLENAERLMAVMEKGGARVVSLQQQLASYYVDHKIKLDLARDYTLKAIEEARNNLKKLESTKGMESSVTGQKAYLANLLYTQGRLLLAQDLTREAAGPLAESVQLSEREASALDLGLTYAKLNRTDDAIKALAIACSFDGPKKQEAMKALEGIYGDRENARPLAALINEAVEKRKATSRDTAVRSDPASALEGKAAPPFELASVAGQKVSLSDYQGKVILLNFWATW
- a CDS encoding TlpA family protein disulfide reductase, with protein sequence MQDEYRSKGVVVIQISLDDEDYLVPLYIKKKPASVTMLVARDQRKQVGDAYSVSGIPANFLIDQAGVIRHYKAGFGSGGENLLREWIDSALGSTGKK
- a CDS encoding energy transducer TonB; amino-acid sequence: MSYRRCSVLFVVGGIIALGGRPIDSITLQPCTPMASMQGISAQDQDSMSFDNAPMYLFVSQMMRRLDIAAILVDSNVQLQGSVTIHKDAPVSKQELMSFFVDALRDRDAVLVKSGGIMQIVPISRASGEGFETATSPADIVPRVPGGNVRMRFDNASISDFISGIADLLHITPIVISPAIRGNVTLLNEAAITRDLAYSILSTVLKNNDARIIESAANYQVVPASRDVPQGWKVFDRQPALDRSAGGQRRYVKQEELESHILSRVEPALVSADGHRLSGKVQLEIALNERGELNILRAVAPASLPLAEAAMEAVRQWRFKPFVDANGFPQRVYGLITIVFNAPKPNLAHTSRS
- a CDS encoding PorT family protein; its protein translation is MSSAIFKQHLLRCFCSFLFTGTFAPSVLAQTFHLGLKAGVPTTEYFLTGFQLFPQSGGIQYSAATRRYTLGLSAEWRITHGLGIEVDALYKRTGYVHDETFFSSSSGVFGTTFFDVKGNSYDIPVLMKYRFFRSRRPYATGGFVFRHIGPVRARGVSTQSEPFPTRHTVTTQIDTSEPYDLRDRNFPGLTLGGGYEFGSGWLRLLPELRYTHWLGNIESAGDALRLNPHQLEFLLGFVFFRR
- a CDS encoding retropepsin-like domain-containing protein, producing the protein MQRTSRIKHISFWSPYFMPLAALLSCAWIARGQAIKATVVSAPIEGTSVSRWPRELGYKQTELYPLALTNLGCPLIEVDVDGTKIRLMLDTGTSRGFLLTNHAPETRYRIEGRHAELNADGSHRGEAAGIRVETMTVPGKVFKSVGGSLSEWTMFSSEPFDGTVGLDFFLDRRLTLDYRSRTVGTTTAPLPEKFDPKRYIIVDLIDPPGSQGHILYGRARVNGREAIVYFDTGYNVSFIDPEFSEGLASVERPGKFKIFRIVQAQQYGPNDVKL